The sequence AGCATGTCCTGCAGATCGATGCCGACGCCGCGCAGCAGGGTGGCGGGACGGGGATGCGCCCGCAGATCGGGCTCGTGCTCCTCGAAGAACGCGTACATCGCGTCGCGCATGTCGAACACGTCCTCACGGCGCGTGAGGAAGTAGCGGATCATGACGATGTGCTTGAGCTCTCCGCCCATCATCTCGAGATTGTCCTTGATGTCCTGCCAGGCCTGAGTGGTCTGCTCCTTGATGCCGCCGACCACCTTGCCGCGGCCCGCCCGCTCCTCGTTGGGTTCCCGGCAGGGCGCGTCCTCGAACGGATCGCGTCCGGTGGAGCCGGAAAGGAACAGGATATCCACGTCACCCCGGGTGCGGAAACCCGTGGCCCAATTCATCCTCTCCTTGTGATAGTGCGGCCACAGCGTGCCCCAGTCGTACTCGGTTTTCTCGGCTTCCTGCCGTTTGACCGCTTCTTCGTTCGTTGCCATTATGCCTCGCCTCCTTGTGGTGTGAATTGATACTTTGGCATTCGCGTATCCGGGATGGGGCGGAACCCTATCCCAGGCCGACGAAAGGGATGGTTATGCCCTCGGTGCGCTCGATATAGCGAACGAACCGGTACTTGTACTCCGCCAGATCGACGTTGGGGCGCGGGATCTCGCGGTGGATGAGACTTTCCTCGACCTTGCACACGACGTAGTGGAGCCCCTCACCGGTCACGCCCGGCAAGCCGTGCTCCTTGAAGCCCTCGATATCGTGCACCGTGACGGCGTTGTCGATCCCCGAGGCCCGGGCGACGGCGGCGAGGTCGGTCTTCCCGGCCGTTGCCGTGGGCTCGCTCATGGTGCTGCCGCTGTAGACCTCGTTGTCGAAGACGAACACCGTCAGGTTGGACAGGTTGAGGTTGCCCAGGGTCGGAAGATTGAACAGCGACAGCAGCACGCTGCCGTCGGATTCGAGCACGATGACGCGGCGGCGGGGCAACGCCAGCGCCAAACCCATGCCCACGCCGGTGGCGCAACCCATCATTCCCACCAACAGGTTTCCCTCGTGCTGGGACAGGTGGAACCATTCGATGCGCTGGCCGCTTTGGGAGGAGAGCACCAGTTGATCGGTCATCAACGGCGCCATGAGCTCGAGGCAGTCGTACCGTATCATCGGGCGAACTCCGCGGAGAAGATCAGGGCGGCCGGCGCGCGCATGGAGTCGCTGACCCGCTGGGCGTCCCGGATGTGCCGCTCGAGGTTGTCGGCGTTCTCGACGACGCGGTATTCGAGGCCCAGCCCTTCGATGGTGGGGATCATGCGCATGCCGATGGTGACGTAGAGGAAGCTGTTCCGTTGATCGGCAAAACTACCGAGGAAGCCGATGAGCAGCAGGATCGGCACGCCCATCTGCTTGCCCACGGTGAGCAGCGAGTAGGCGGAAACGTAGGGACCCGTACTCTCCATATAGCAGGCCACCCGCTTGCCCCCGAGGGCCGCGCCCGCGGCGATGGTAATGGCCTCCTGCTCGCTGGCCGTCGCCACCATCTGTACGGTGCCGTCCTCGCGCAACAGCGGCAGGATCTGGCTCAGGCGGCTCTCCGGCAGGTAGGTGATGAAATCGATGCCGGCCGCCTTCAAGCCGTGGACAATCTTCTCAGCGAGTACCGGTTCCATGCGTGACTCCTGATCCGAAGGCTATCGCGCCCAATTGCAGATGGTCGCGGCGGACAGCGCATAAATCTTCGCCGCGCGCACGATCTCGTCGATGTCGATCTGTTCCGACCGGGTGGTGAAACGGCCACCGCCGAGCCCGAACTTGCAGGCGGGGATGCCCATCTCGTTGTAGATGTTGGTGTCCGTCCAGATGCTGGAGCGGAAGGTGTTGGCCGGCGTGGTCTTCTCGTTGAACAGCTCCTGGTGCGTGTCTTCGATGACCTCCACGACCGGCTCGATGCCCTTGGCCTCGTAGCCCATCTTCGACGTGTACATCTCGATGTCGTACTCGTAGCCGGTGGCATCCATCACCGCGCGCAACTGGCGCTGCACCTCAAGG is a genomic window of Deltaproteobacteria bacterium containing:
- a CDS encoding RidA family protein is translated as MATNEEAVKRQEAEKTEYDWGTLWPHYHKERMNWATGFRTRGDVDILFLSGSTGRDPFEDAPCREPNEERAGRGKVVGGIKEQTTQAWQDIKDNLEMMGGELKHIVMIRYFLTRREDVFDMRDAMYAFFEEHEPDLRAHPRPATLLRGVGIDLQDML
- a CDS encoding thiamine pyrophosphate-dependent enzyme, producing the protein MIRYDCLELMAPLMTDQLVLSSQSGQRIEWFHLSQHEGNLLVGMMGCATGVGMGLALALPRRRVIVLESDGSVLLSLFNLPTLGNLNLSNLTVFVFDNEVYSGSTMSEPTATAGKTDLAAVARASGIDNAVTVHDIEGFKEHGLPGVTGEGLHYVVCKVEESLIHREIPRPNVDLAEYKYRFVRYIERTEGITIPFVGLG
- a CDS encoding thiamine pyrophosphate-binding protein — protein: MEPVLAEKIVHGLKAAGIDFITYLPESRLSQILPLLREDGTVQMVATASEQEAITIAAGAALGGKRVACYMESTGPYVSAYSLLTVGKQMGVPILLLIGFLGSFADQRNSFLYVTIGMRMIPTIEGLGLEYRVVENADNLERHIRDAQRVSDSMRAPAALIFSAEFAR